In the genome of Thermosphaera aggregans DSM 11486, one region contains:
- a CDS encoding complex I subunit 5 family protein has translation MGYPSILPALTPYLLVFGAFTLVFFKLLNAGKVFSRIYAFAYVLTSLVFSVSTYLMVRDSGILYYELGGFPPPIGITYVVDEFSAFLGVIVTGLALLLYPLIFVLQPRSDEYYLALYLGLLAGFTGVLYTGDLFNMFVMMEVMLVSTYGLVALAGSKQSYKSAFDYAMIAGVGGLLFFAGAVLIYFATGTLSLGHMGLIEQGFNTCFKGLSEKPVEALQILSLLLFWGLVVDEALVPLHFWLPPAYSSAGPVTASLLAGASEGVAYYALARIVYTVLNGLNPILEYSLRILGTASILVGGVGALYSRSLSQTISYTVVMDSGYMAIALSLGPAGLNVALAYILAHSIVKPLLFLIAGWVKGAYGTDLFDKVEGSLRSSKVLQAGLVTGAAAVTGLPPTIFFIAKLGVYVNLFNALNGDLTIPLALFTSLVGSLLALTAFLKAVSALVLSPPGEGWKPVPTILKAYLVLFTVLTILLGIVYAFTIGPVVSSASNSIVAGRSDYLSTVSGILFCRGGSA, from the coding sequence ATGGGTTATCCGAGCATTTTGCCTGCTCTCACGCCATACCTGCTTGTTTTCGGAGCTTTCACGCTAGTGTTTTTCAAACTGCTTAACGCGGGAAAGGTGTTTTCAAGAATTTACGCTTTCGCATACGTTTTAACCTCCCTAGTCTTCTCGGTTTCAACCTACTTAATGGTGAGGGATTCAGGCATCCTGTACTACGAGCTCGGGGGTTTCCCGCCACCGATAGGTATCACATATGTTGTCGACGAGTTTTCGGCTTTTCTAGGAGTTATTGTCACCGGGTTGGCTCTTCTCCTTTATCCTTTAATATTTGTCTTGCAACCTCGAAGCGACGAGTACTACTTAGCCCTATATCTCGGCTTGCTTGCGGGGTTCACCGGCGTGCTTTACACTGGGGACTTGTTCAACATGTTCGTAATGATGGAGGTGATGCTGGTTTCAACATACGGGCTTGTAGCTCTAGCAGGGTCTAAACAATCATATAAATCCGCCTTCGACTACGCCATGATTGCCGGGGTGGGAGGGCTCTTATTCTTCGCCGGCGCCGTCTTAATATATTTCGCAACGGGGACCCTAAGCCTTGGACACATGGGTTTAATAGAGCAGGGTTTCAACACGTGTTTCAAGGGTTTATCGGAGAAACCTGTGGAGGCCTTGCAGATCCTATCTCTTCTACTCTTCTGGGGGCTGGTTGTTGACGAGGCCTTGGTGCCACTGCATTTCTGGCTCCCACCAGCCTACTCCTCAGCCGGGCCGGTCACGGCATCATTGCTTGCGGGGGCTTCGGAAGGGGTTGCCTACTATGCGTTAGCCAGGATTGTATACACTGTTTTAAACGGGTTGAACCCTATTTTGGAATACTCCTTGAGAATCCTGGGTACTGCCAGTATTTTAGTGGGGGGCGTGGGAGCCTTATACTCTAGGAGCCTCTCTCAGACAATATCGTACACTGTTGTAATGGACTCGGGCTACATGGCAATAGCATTATCCCTTGGACCTGCGGGTTTAAACGTGGCCTTAGCCTACATACTGGCTCACTCGATAGTCAAACCCCTCCTCTTCCTAATAGCAGGCTGGGTTAAGGGAGCGTATGGCACGGACTTGTTTGACAAGGTTGAAGGATCGCTCAGGTCTTCCAAAGTACTTCAAGCGGGATTGGTAACAGGGGCTGCCGCAGTTACGGGGTTGCCTCCTACAATATTTTTCATCGCCAAACTCGGTGTTTACGTGAATCTTTTCAACGCTTTAAACGGGGACTTGACCATTCCACTAGCTCTTTTTACATCACTCGTCGGTTCACTACTCGCCCTGACAGCCTTCCTCAAAGCAGTATCCGCGCTGGTTCTTTCTCCCCCGGGCGAGGGCTGGAAACCTGTTCCAACAATTCTTAAAGCATACCTGGTGTTGTTCACGGTTCTCACAATACTGTTAGGCATTGTTTACGCTTTCACAATTGGACCGGTAGTCTCCTCCGCGTCGAACTCAATAGTTGCTGGAAGGAGTGATTACCTTTCAACGGTCAGCGGAATCTTGTTCTGCCGAGGTGGCTCAGCATGA
- the nuoB gene encoding NADH-quinone oxidoreductase subunit NuoB, which translates to MSILDKLVRWARSRSIWMIHYCSACGAVEFPPLVMSPLDWERYGYMPAPSPRQSDLYVGMGYLTKKTVKLFLNMYRQVPEPRFVAAGCNCTATGGLYWDSYATYKRLDEFVEVEGWVPGCMPMPDDYFSLLEHLRRKIASTRLETHVSKIRPDAFEKIARYEELEKQWLKEYMDKASKQAGEQANYAFTPSYPECYEVSNKHKICKTSVEKERLRTVLKELKDQGFSLLININAVDYPEKGVIELYYVLENPGTGEQKWVKTFTQRLSPIVDSVHDIYPLALYIEREVYEMMGVEFRNHPSLRKWILEGNWEGPPPLRKDVDTVGFVVKVMYGGYKYGR; encoded by the coding sequence ATGAGCATACTGGATAAGCTTGTTAGATGGGCTCGTAGCAGGAGTATATGGATGATACACTACTGTTCCGCATGCGGGGCCGTCGAGTTCCCACCTCTCGTAATGTCCCCTCTAGACTGGGAGAGATATGGCTACATGCCTGCTCCAAGCCCAAGGCAGAGTGACCTCTACGTTGGAATGGGCTATTTAACGAAGAAAACTGTGAAGCTGTTTCTCAACATGTATAGGCAGGTTCCCGAGCCAAGGTTCGTTGCAGCAGGTTGCAACTGCACGGCAACGGGTGGATTGTACTGGGATAGCTACGCCACCTATAAGAGGCTTGACGAGTTCGTGGAGGTTGAGGGATGGGTTCCGGGATGCATGCCGATGCCTGATGACTACTTCAGCCTCTTAGAGCATTTGAGGAGGAAGATCGCCAGCACGAGGCTTGAAACACATGTCTCGAAAATAAGGCCCGATGCTTTTGAGAAAATAGCGAGATACGAGGAGCTGGAGAAGCAGTGGCTTAAGGAGTACATGGATAAAGCTTCGAAACAGGCTGGTGAACAAGCCAACTATGCTTTTACCCCTTCATACCCGGAGTGCTACGAGGTCTCCAATAAGCATAAAATCTGTAAAACCAGTGTTGAGAAGGAGAGGTTGAGAACGGTTTTAAAAGAGCTTAAAGACCAAGGCTTCAGCCTCCTCATCAACATCAACGCGGTCGATTATCCCGAGAAAGGGGTTATTGAGCTATATTACGTTCTCGAAAACCCCGGCACGGGAGAGCAGAAATGGGTTAAAACCTTCACCCAGAGGTTAAGTCCGATCGTTGACAGCGTGCACGATATCTACCCGCTCGCGCTCTACATAGAGAGAGAGGTCTATGAGATGATGGGGGTTGAGTTCAGAAACCACCCCTCGCTTAGAAAGTGGATACTGGAGGGTAACTGGGAAGGGCCTCCGCCTCTCAGAAAGGATGTTGACACCGTAGGCTTCGTGGTTAAGGTAATGTATGGAGGCTACAAGTATGGGAGATAG
- a CDS encoding NADH-quinone oxidoreductase subunit D, which yields MEATSMGDREYQVVYFGPQHPGAPGNIAYKLWLDGDRVVKAEVIPGFLHRGFEKMMENRTWEMNVAMSYRFCVEDPDHLEIAYSLAVEDIYRVEIPENAKWLRMIQAEMGRIASHLFWSHFIGGSVGLRTPAYWAVVAREEILKWFARVSGHRVYHNFSVPGGIRYAVPENFKEDTMRVVDFVEEKALDVEEAFLGNNVFKARLKGVGKLTGEEALNLGVTGPVLRASGVKYDLRLKAPYLNYDKVKFEVPVTNSGDSYDRAVVRFKEIHESLSIIKQALEEFKPGEPLRVKLGLTAPIGEGVARVESARGEYMIHIVSQGGRKPYRVRLRSMSMPLLTTVVDHIISKEEVTIADFPVILASLDPCAPDLDR from the coding sequence ATGGAGGCTACAAGTATGGGAGATAGAGAATACCAGGTTGTCTACTTCGGCCCCCAGCATCCCGGGGCTCCGGGGAATATTGCCTACAAGCTGTGGCTAGATGGCGACAGGGTGGTTAAGGCCGAGGTCATCCCGGGATTCCTGCACAGGGGCTTCGAGAAGATGATGGAGAACAGGACCTGGGAGATGAACGTTGCAATGAGCTACAGGTTCTGTGTTGAAGACCCTGATCACCTTGAAATCGCCTATTCTCTTGCTGTTGAAGACATTTACAGGGTTGAAATACCTGAAAACGCTAAATGGCTTCGGATGATACAGGCCGAGATGGGAAGGATAGCATCCCACCTCTTCTGGAGCCACTTCATAGGCGGAAGCGTTGGGTTGCGGACGCCTGCATACTGGGCGGTAGTAGCGAGGGAGGAGATTTTAAAATGGTTTGCAAGGGTTTCAGGCCACAGGGTTTACCACAACTTCAGTGTACCGGGAGGTATCAGGTATGCTGTCCCTGAGAACTTTAAGGAGGATACGATGAGAGTTGTGGATTTCGTTGAGGAAAAGGCCTTAGATGTTGAGGAAGCTTTTCTCGGAAACAATGTTTTCAAAGCTAGGTTGAAGGGTGTTGGAAAGCTTACGGGGGAGGAGGCTTTAAACCTGGGGGTTACAGGACCCGTGTTAAGGGCTTCAGGCGTTAAGTATGATTTGAGGCTTAAAGCCCCCTATCTGAACTATGATAAGGTAAAATTCGAAGTACCTGTCACGAACTCCGGGGATTCTTACGATAGAGCTGTCGTGAGGTTTAAGGAAATACATGAATCCCTTTCAATAATAAAGCAGGCCCTAGAAGAGTTTAAACCCGGGGAGCCTCTCAGGGTTAAACTAGGGCTTACGGCTCCTATAGGGGAAGGAGTTGCCAGGGTTGAGTCAGCTAGAGGTGAATACATGATTCATATTGTGAGCCAGGGTGGTAGGAAGCCCTATAGGGTTAGGTTGAGGAGCATGTCAATGCCTCTTCTCACCACGGTGGTTGACCACATTATCTCGAAGGAGGAGGTGACGATAGCCGATTTTCCCGTAATCCTCGCATCCCTGGATCCATGTGCACCAGACCTTGATAGGTGA
- a CDS encoding 4Fe-4S binding protein yields the protein MVLPTLAKSLKHLAKNPYTRLVPRKSSPFKTDSIRGAHLLDMSKCTGCSMCQQVCPAACIDMVVVEGDYSQNPRKRFPRIDHSKCTFCGLCVEYCPVAALSMTTVTGYELFTTNKDSTLKQPHQLKESTGKVTVTKELFTVAYRSGIVSREKSVGIGGER from the coding sequence ATGGTTCTGCCGACCCTTGCTAAGTCACTCAAACACCTCGCCAAGAATCCCTACACTCGCTTGGTCCCCAGGAAGTCCAGCCCGTTTAAAACAGACAGTATCAGGGGAGCCCACCTCCTAGACATGTCCAAGTGCACCGGTTGTAGCATGTGCCAGCAGGTCTGCCCAGCAGCATGTATTGACATGGTTGTTGTCGAGGGCGATTACTCTCAGAACCCTAGAAAGAGGTTTCCACGAATAGACCATTCAAAGTGTACTTTCTGCGGACTCTGTGTTGAGTACTGTCCTGTAGCAGCCCTCTCGATGACCACTGTGACAGGCTATGAGCTGTTCACGACAAACAAGGATAGTACTCTTAAGCAGCCACATCAGCTCAAAGAGTCTACGGGGAAGGTGACGGTAACCAAGGAATTGTTCACAGTAGCTTACAGGAGTGGCATTGTTTCGAGGGAGAAATCCGTGGGTATTGGAGGTGAGCGGTGA
- a CDS encoding MrpF/PhaF family protein — translation MVALEALESILPFLTGLFTLAMVIYTLRVFTSRNLGDAVLAIDALTVDLIVLMILVALHYRSPYLLIGVIPLAAWILILDLAVARYLEKRWVK, via the coding sequence ATGGTCGCGCTCGAAGCTCTTGAATCCATTCTTCCATTCCTCACGGGATTGTTCACTCTGGCAATGGTTATATATACTCTAAGAGTTTTCACGTCGAGAAACCTGGGGGACGCCGTCTTGGCGATTGATGCTTTAACGGTAGATCTCATCGTGTTAATGATCCTTGTCGCCCTACACTACAGGTCTCCGTACCTGCTGATAGGGGTGATACCGCTGGCTGCATGGATACTTATCCTTGACCTTGCTGTCGCACGATACTTGGAGAAGAGGTGGGTTAAGTGA
- the mnhG gene encoding monovalent cation/H(+) antiporter subunit G translates to MIDALLFYLGIALVFVGGVMDIIASIGFFKLKDFYTRLHAATIGSMGGGFYPLIGIAIAVLGLDVEFWFKAIFSGIALVGAAIIALGVPAGTHALARGVYRSREAEPSVVVDRLREDLERGGRR, encoded by the coding sequence GTGATAGATGCCTTACTATTCTACCTCGGAATCGCACTAGTCTTTGTCGGCGGGGTAATGGATATAATCGCATCCATAGGGTTCTTCAAGTTGAAGGATTTCTACACTAGGCTCCACGCCGCCACAATCGGGTCCATGGGAGGAGGGTTCTACCCATTAATAGGGATAGCCATAGCTGTCCTAGGGCTCGATGTAGAATTTTGGTTTAAAGCCATCTTCTCAGGCATCGCCCTCGTCGGGGCAGCCATCATCGCCCTCGGAGTTCCGGCGGGCACTCATGCCCTTGCAAGAGGAGTATACAGGTCGCGGGAGGCTGAACCAAGCGTGGTAGTGGATAGGTTGAGGGAGGATTTGGAGAGAGGTGGTAGGCGTTGA
- a CDS encoding Na(+)/H(+) antiporter subunit B yields MILFLAAVATTLALISTIVVVHEKDVAKAVVLTGVESVFYALALSIFLAPDLLIAYVAIGLGLNTIILLYVLSKGERYEEA; encoded by the coding sequence ATGATTCTTTTCCTTGCCGCGGTGGCTACAACTCTCGCTCTAATATCCACCATAGTGGTTGTTCACGAGAAAGATGTTGCCAAGGCCGTGGTGTTAACGGGAGTGGAATCCGTTTTCTACGCTCTTGCACTGTCTATTTTCCTAGCCCCAGACCTGCTCATAGCTTACGTTGCAATAGGGCTGGGGTTGAACACGATTATTCTCTTATACGTGTTATCGAAGGGTGAGAGATATGAAGAGGCTTGA
- a CDS encoding MnhB domain-containing protein — MKRLELLLPVAIGIGIFTLAYSLGLLNPERELTGLAKTLLTTIPDESSVFTSKSFEVVTAVIWDQRGFDTFFETSVLFLAIIASLSIIGRDGLVNTGRQTSTVIVRLISRIMAPVIVVVSISVAIHGHVTPGGGFQGGAVFVVAPLIVMLAFSSHRLSLHGFRSDRLLFLRALGVSLIGVTGLLPVIYSRAVDVNAYLFQNLGKPGADFTYPAVVDTQVFKILLSGSLIIYNIAEYLAVLTGFTLTLYYLMIEFEKGGVAE; from the coding sequence ATGAAGAGGCTTGAGCTTCTACTCCCAGTTGCCATAGGTATCGGGATATTCACACTAGCTTACTCTCTCGGTCTGCTTAACCCTGAAAGAGAGCTTACAGGCTTGGCCAAAACACTTCTCACAACCATCCCGGATGAAAGCTCGGTTTTCACATCCAAGAGTTTCGAAGTGGTTACAGCGGTTATATGGGATCAAAGAGGGTTTGACACTTTTTTCGAGACGAGTGTTTTGTTCTTAGCGATAATAGCATCACTCTCCATAATAGGTAGGGATGGGCTGGTGAACACTGGGAGGCAGACCTCCACAGTGATAGTTAGGCTAATCTCCAGGATAATGGCACCGGTGATAGTGGTTGTAAGCATATCAGTAGCAATCCACGGCCACGTAACGCCCGGAGGCGGGTTCCAAGGGGGTGCAGTATTCGTAGTCGCCCCATTAATTGTAATGCTTGCCTTTTCAAGCCATCGGTTAAGCCTCCATGGATTCAGGAGCGATAGGCTTCTATTCTTAAGAGCCCTCGGAGTATCATTGATCGGGGTAACAGGCTTACTGCCTGTAATATACTCTCGAGCTGTAGATGTTAACGCATACCTCTTCCAGAACCTGGGGAAGCCTGGGGCAGACTTTACCTATCCAGCAGTGGTTGATACACAGGTTTTTAAAATCCTACTGTCGGGTTCCCTAATAATCTATAATATCGCAGAATACCTGGCGGTTCTAACCGGGTTCACCCTCACTCTTTACTACTTAATGATAGAGTTTGAGAAGGGAGGTGTTGCCGAGTGA
- a CDS encoding Na+/H+ antiporter subunit C produces MIEEILWYYIGLTVSLTIGFSIYGIASRPHLVKKIALFTILGDAIYMLLVYLGYTLTSTNPPVYPGGSLENPVFPTQSQLILFASRSVDPLPQVLIVTAIVIGFAALLLLASISIKIAKEYGSLMVTRLKEGESVE; encoded by the coding sequence GTGATCGAGGAGATTCTATGGTATTACATAGGCTTAACAGTATCTTTGACAATAGGCTTTTCCATTTACGGCATAGCGTCCAGGCCTCACCTTGTTAAGAAGATAGCATTGTTCACAATCCTTGGAGACGCGATTTACATGCTCCTGGTCTATTTAGGTTACACGTTAACCTCCACCAACCCGCCAGTATATCCTGGCGGAAGTCTCGAAAACCCTGTTTTCCCGACGCAGAGCCAGCTAATATTGTTTGCGTCTAGGAGTGTGGACCCTTTACCCCAGGTTCTTATCGTGACAGCGATCGTTATCGGGTTCGCGGCTCTACTACTTCTCGCGTCAATCTCCATCAAGATTGCGAAAGAGTATGGCTCTTTGATGGTGACAAGATTGAAGGAGGGTGAGAGCGTTGAGTAA
- a CDS encoding Na+/H+ antiporter subunit E: MRALSKVSIVVFTILLALIYLVYTGSYGLLEIMIALLTGLGVSLLFAQDLVRNTWKLSLTRFMRAVAYLAKYFTVIEARAHWGVVKLILKPGAEYRPGIVRVPYGVNSEYSIVSIANSITNTPGTVVVDIDEDRKFFYVHWIDVQAFDDQDARRAVSEVFEKELSRIFE; encoded by the coding sequence GTGAGAGCGTTGAGTAAGGTTTCGATCGTAGTCTTCACCATACTACTAGCCCTGATATACTTGGTTTACACTGGCTCCTACGGGTTGTTAGAGATTATGATAGCCTTGCTCACCGGGTTAGGTGTTTCACTGCTTTTTGCACAAGACCTTGTTAGGAATACTTGGAAGCTCTCATTGACAAGGTTTATGAGGGCTGTCGCCTACCTCGCCAAATACTTCACTGTCATAGAGGCTCGGGCTCACTGGGGGGTTGTAAAACTCATTCTCAAGCCTGGCGCAGAGTATAGGCCTGGCATTGTTAGAGTGCCGTATGGAGTTAATAGCGAGTACTCAATCGTATCAATAGCGAACTCCATAACTAACACTCCCGGCACTGTTGTGGTTGATATTGACGAGGACAGGAAATTCTTTTACGTCCACTGGATTGACGTCCAGGCTTTCGACGACCAGGATGCTAGGAGAGCTGTTTCAGAGGTGTTTGAGAAAGAATTATCTAGGATTTTCGAGTAG
- a CDS encoding complex I subunit 1/NuoH family protein, protein MSSVLNLLIQALVYPGLAFTIMLIIFTQWIARKLSARIQFRRGPVYAGPAGLLQPLADLLKLVAKRDMVNKYSLTRSPLLAVSLGIGVLITVQLALPVAYSPIYARYDAIAVLYFLLIAPFAIAYLAVAHPNPYTTIGAARFLAVLAVSEPVFAASLLVPLIIASRNGGEFSIYLTSLRAASVWTAGFSESLAMILSTISAFIGMLGVLMAKPFDTAEAESEIYWGVFTELGGPRLALGFFLKFAERIVIPMLFAVLFLGGVWPADPFNWAASALVVYLKTIIVFSIIVVVDSILPRYKPEQAVSFMLKYAYPVAIAAIILSLI, encoded by the coding sequence ATGAGTAGTGTTCTAAACCTTTTGATCCAAGCATTGGTCTACCCGGGACTCGCGTTCACTATAATGCTCATAATATTCACTCAGTGGATTGCTAGGAAACTATCCGCTAGAATACAGTTCAGGAGAGGCCCTGTCTACGCGGGCCCTGCCGGGCTCCTCCAACCTCTTGCTGACCTCTTAAAGCTAGTGGCTAAGAGAGACATGGTTAACAAGTACTCACTAACCCGTAGCCCATTGCTTGCAGTAAGCCTCGGCATAGGCGTGTTAATTACTGTACAGCTCGCGCTCCCCGTGGCTTACAGCCCGATTTATGCAAGATACGATGCCATAGCGGTGCTCTACTTCCTTCTCATAGCTCCCTTTGCAATAGCTTACCTCGCAGTCGCACACCCTAATCCTTACACTACAATCGGTGCTGCCAGGTTCCTCGCAGTGCTCGCTGTCTCAGAGCCTGTGTTCGCAGCATCTCTTCTCGTACCCTTGATAATCGCCTCGAGAAATGGAGGCGAGTTCAGCATTTACCTCACATCTCTTAGGGCGGCAAGTGTTTGGACAGCCGGGTTCTCGGAGTCTCTTGCAATGATCCTTTCAACCATATCAGCTTTTATAGGGATGCTTGGCGTCCTCATGGCCAAGCCCTTCGACACTGCAGAAGCGGAGTCTGAAATATACTGGGGAGTCTTCACAGAGCTCGGCGGTCCCCGGCTCGCACTAGGCTTCTTCCTGAAGTTTGCTGAAAGAATAGTGATACCGATGCTATTCGCGGTATTATTTCTCGGAGGCGTATGGCCTGCCGATCCTTTCAACTGGGCGGCTTCAGCGCTCGTGGTTTACTTGAAAACTATCATAGTTTTCTCAATCATAGTGGTGGTTGACTCGATTCTCCCGAGGTATAAACCGGAGCAGGCTGTGAGTTTCATGTTGAAATATGCTTACCCGGTGGCAATAGCAGCAATTATTTTATCGCTAATATAG